From the Deinococcus aestuarii genome, the window CTGGTGGGCGGCGCCCAGGCCCAGACCAAGCCCAGCACCCTGACGCCCGGCGTGCTCAAGATCGGCATGGAGGGGACGTACGCGCCCTTCACCTACAAGGACGAGAAGGGGCAGCTCGTCGGCTTCGACGTGGACATCGCCAAGGCGGTGGCGGCGAAGCTGGGCCTCAAGCCCGAGTTCGTGCTCACCGAGTGGAGCGGCATCCTGGCCGGGCTCCAGGCGAGGAAGTACGACGTGATCGTGAACCAGGTGGGCATCACGCCCGAGCGGCAGCAGGCCATCGGGTTCAGCCGGGCCTACGCCTACAGCAGCCCGCAGATCATCGTGCGGAAGAACGCTAACACCTCGTTCAAGACGCTCACCGACCTCAAGGGCAAGCGGGTGGGCGTGGGGCTGGGGAGCAACTTCGAGAAGCAACTGCGGGACGCGGGCGGCATCAACGTGGTGACGTACCCCGGCGCCCCCGAGTACCTGCGCGACCTGATCTCGGGCCGCCTCGACGCCGCGTACAACGACCGCCTGCTGGTGGGTTACCTGATCAAGCGCGACAACCTCCCCGTCAAGGGCGC encodes:
- a CDS encoding transporter substrate-binding domain-containing protein; translation: MQRTILTILAPLLLVGGAQAQTKPSTLTPGVLKIGMEGTYAPFTYKDEKGQLVGFDVDIAKAVAAKLGLKPEFVLTEWSGILAGLQARKYDVIVNQVGITPERQQAIGFSRAYAYSSPQIIVRKNANTSFKTLTDLKGKRVGVGLGSNFEKQLRDAGGINVVTYPGAPEYLRDLISGRLDAAYNDRLLVGYLIKRDNLPVKGAGVIGQPEPVGIALRKDNTALRAAVDRALTQIKADGTYAKISRQWFGQDVSQPGK